From a single Candidatus Neomarinimicrobiota bacterium genomic region:
- a CDS encoding gamma-glutamylcyclotransferase, translating into MRRRIKVKIKTVAIEALCLMIVVSIGYSQNTDEKKALVLHFGYGSNMSEAYMRQYTPSLEYVMNAQLPNFEIQFRKYSKNMGGGISSIIEKPGGMVYGVMYYIKKKEMEALDILEDVPLGIYNRETFQVLGEDGEWYAADLYRVSEPKGPYKPAKKYLDLMIAGATEHNINKAWLKTLKKMRAKYD; encoded by the coding sequence ATGAGGAGAAGGATAAAGGTGAAAATAAAAACAGTTGCGATTGAGGCACTCTGCCTGATGATTGTTGTATCCATAGGGTACAGCCAGAATACGGATGAGAAGAAAGCATTGGTGCTGCATTTCGGTTATGGATCCAATATGTCAGAAGCCTATATGCGTCAATACACGCCGAGTCTGGAATATGTTATGAATGCCCAGTTGCCCAATTTTGAGATTCAGTTCCGCAAATATTCTAAAAATATGGGCGGCGGAATCAGTAGTATCATTGAGAAGCCAGGCGGCATGGTCTATGGTGTAATGTATTATATCAAGAAAAAGGAAATGGAAGCACTGGACATACTGGAAGACGTTCCTCTTGGTATTTACAATAGAGAGACGTTTCAGGTTTTGGGCGAAGATGGGGAATGGTATGCGGCCGATCTATATCGGGTGAGTGAACCTAAGGGTCCATACAAACCGGCAAAGAAGTATTTGGATCTCATGATAGCGGGCGCCACCGAACACAATATCAACAAGGCATGGCTGAAAACCTTAAAGAAGATGCGGGCTAAGTATGATTAA